In the Fimbriiglobus ruber genome, CCAACCCGACGTCGAACCAGTGCCGCGGAAGATCCTCGCCCTTTTCGCACATGGCGACGAGTTCGCCGAAGAACCGATTCAGGGCCGTGGCCACGACCTCGATCTTCGGCCGCGGGCTCCCGCCGATGCCGTCCAGCATGGAATTCGACTGGTCGGCCAGGAACACGATACACCCGGGGTTGGCCCGGTCGATTTGCTTGCTGAACATCTCGCAACTCCTGAAAAGACGTGAAGGTAAAGTTCGGTGAACGTTCAGAAAGTCCGATCGCACATCATGCAGTACCGGGCCCCAGGGCGGCCGGCTACTTTTCGTTTGCACCCCGGGCACTGATCTGCCGCGGCCAATGAAGTCGGCCCGGCCGGTGGGGATACAGTTGTGGGTTTCGGAGGACCGGGCGGGGCCGAGGGCCTCGTCGGTGGGACGGAACCTTTGGGTGGCCCTGACGGGGCAGGCGGGCGCGGTCCCGAAGTCACTGGCATGGGCAAATCATCAAACGGGTCCGACTTCACAGCCGGTTTCGGCTCCGTCCGCGTGAGAGATGACGGCGCTGGCAGGTCATCAAACGGGTCTGGTTTACGTCCGGCCGGGGCCGGCATTGGATTTTGGACAGGCGGGGCTGACGCCGGCCGCGGAGCGTTCCCGATCTCCGCCCCTTTTGCCTGTATCGCCCCGGCTCGGACGATAATCTCCACCCCGCCGACCGAACGCTGGTCGCCTGCTGCCACTTCGATCTCACGGCCCGCCACGACGTCCCCGCACACCACCCGCCCCGAGCGGATCCAGTATTTCAACGCGACCGGGGCTGCCCCCCGTGCCCACACCGTACACTGGCGGGCGTCCCCGCCGACCCGCACCGGGTCGGGGCCGAGGTTGACGGTGATGATTTCCCGCGGGCCGTGCCGGACTTCCAACCACACCCGCCGGAACGCCGCCTCCACCATGGCCACCATTACGCCGATACAGAAGCCGAGGACCACGGCCCCCGCCATCCGGCCCGCGGAATCGCCGATCAGGCGGCCGGTCGTGGCATCGGCCACGGCGGCCGCCAGCGACCCCACTACAGTCTGGCCGATGAAATAAGCGGCCACGCCGACGGCCCCGCCGACCAGCCCGGCGATCGCCGCCTTGGTCGCGTGCAGGTTCGGGATGAAGTAGCTCACCCCGAACCCGAGGAGTCCACCGAGCAAAAGCCAGCCAGCCACGAACCCGAGTGTCGAGAAGCCTACGGAGGCGAACAGGTACGACAGCGCTTGCCCGGTAAACCCGGACGCGAAGCCCGCCGCGGCACTCCCTGCCGCGAGCAGCAGACCGCGCCGGCCGGGGAAGAGCGGGCGGGACAGGTAGTAATTCTGTCCCACAACCAGGGCCAGGGTCAGGGCGGCCGCCACGACCGCGGTCCAGGCGGCGGTTTCCAGAATCTTCCAGACG is a window encoding:
- a CDS encoding YfaP family protein, coding for MDLRTAWKKMLVFGLFGAAGCLLAGWPPGEVVVWLSRVLVGDAGAPSLVSSAAPAAVAPEPPAEFKERLSAAGAKTGDVQLSLIWFNRNDLDLHCIDPSGFEISYSQRKSRTGGELDVDRNAGCVQPTDEPVENIFWPVGGAPNGIYRVFVNFYSRCPPAPNQTTYKVNVLHGAVRKEFSGTITKDNQPSDKRLIYEFEVGPQIEVFPPAEAKLPRGASVKVPIAIRRSFFQGPVTLTAADLPPGVTAKSVVVPADKTTAEMEMTLGPSAAAATMTVKITATGDKATGSGAFPLTVTAPGFLAYVWKILETAAWTAVVAAALTLALVVGQNYYLSRPLFPGRRGLLLAAGSAAAGFASGFTGQALSYLFASVGFSTLGFVAGWLLLGGLLGFGVSYFIPNLHATKAAIAGLVGGAVGVAAYFIGQTVVGSLAAAVADATTGRLIGDSAGRMAGAVVLGFCIGVMVAMVEAAFRRVWLEVRHGPREIITVNLGPDPVRVGGDARQCTVWARGAAPVALKYWIRSGRVVCGDVVAGREIEVAAGDQRSVGGVEIIVRAGAIQAKGAEIGNAPRPASAPPVQNPMPAPAGRKPDPFDDLPAPSSLTRTEPKPAVKSDPFDDLPMPVTSGPRPPAPSGPPKGSVPPTRPSAPPGPPKPTTVSPPAGPTSLAAADQCPGCKRKVAGRPGARYCMMCDRTF